Below is a window of Aerococcus viridans DNA.
AGAAGCTGGTACCTCATTTTGACTACGAGACCGCAACTCAGATTCAACATCATTGGCTAACTGTTCAAGTTGGTCAGCTGATACAGGACGCTTTTCAGCAGAACGGATCAGGCCACGCAAAACCTTCTCATGAGAAAATTCTTCTCTAGTTCCGTCACGTTTAACGACTAATAAGGGTGTTCGTTCGATGCGCTCGAAAGTGGTAAAACGGGCGCCACAGTCTAAGCACTCTCGACGTCGACGAATAGAGGTATTATTCTCCGCTGGTCGACTATCAACTACTTTTAAATTGGTTGAAGCACAATTTGGACATTGCATATATTTGACACCTCTGCTTTCAATTTTAATATACTTGAATAATTGCTTGGTTTATTATAGCACAAAGGCTATTAAACCACTATTTTAGCGGTTGAAAACCAGAGATGCCGACCCATGCATCCAATTGTTGTTCAGTCTCTGCAATAGACCCCGAATTATCAATCACCACATCCGCCATCATGGCTTTTCGTTCAATGGACATTTGACTAGTCATTCGTTGAAAAGCATCAACTGAAGTTAAGTTATCCCGCTGTATTAACCGGTCTAATTGAATGGTTTCAGACACATAAATAACCATTACCTGGTCACATGCATCCACGAAATTTCCTTCAAATAATAAAGGAATATCCATGACAATCAGTTCATGTCCTTCCGCTTCATACTTGTCTTTTTGACTGT
It encodes the following:
- the nrdR gene encoding transcriptional regulator NrdR, with translation MQCPNCASTNLKVVDSRPAENNTSIRRRRECLDCGARFTTFERIERTPLLVVKRDGTREEFSHEKVLRGLIRSAEKRPVSADQLEQLANDVESELRSRSQNEVPASEIGELLMAALPDIDEVAYIRYASVYRQFEDPTVFLREIERLRGRNDQGEGDANPEDSIEDRVED
- the coaE gene encoding dephospho-CoA kinase (Dephospho-CoA kinase (CoaE) performs the final step in coenzyme A biosynthesis.) gives rise to the protein MSHILGLTGSIATGKSTASKFFKKAGFPVIDADYGARVVVEPGQPGLEAVKAHFGEDIVFPNGVLDRKKLGQIIFSDDKKREKLNELLRQPIRDWLNSQKDKYEAEGHELIVMDIPLLFEGNFVDACDQVMVIYVSETIQLDRLIQRDNLTSVDAFQRMTSQMSIERKAMMADVVIDNSGSIAETEQQLDAWVGISGFQPLK